One genomic region from Streptomyces sp. NBC_00457 encodes:
- a CDS encoding DUF6912 family protein: MRVYVPLTLSGLAEAYKTGELGDGPFVAYAVTPGLREWYLSDDIEELEYAALSRAALASLRLLAADPGAVRRRVVVAVDVPEGAAVADPDRGLDPSVLGEVRIGGAVSLAKAASVHVDADDAEADVAAAAEALQAADAGDDDAQFVVDGAEDHELLWFARQEIPNLVGLGD, from the coding sequence ATGCGCGTCTACGTCCCTCTGACCCTCTCCGGTCTCGCCGAGGCGTACAAGACGGGTGAGTTGGGAGACGGGCCGTTCGTCGCCTACGCCGTCACGCCCGGGTTGCGCGAGTGGTACCTCTCCGACGACATCGAGGAGCTCGAGTACGCGGCGCTCAGCCGGGCCGCGCTGGCCTCGCTGCGGCTGCTGGCGGCCGACCCCGGGGCGGTACGGCGCCGGGTCGTGGTCGCCGTCGACGTACCCGAGGGCGCCGCGGTGGCCGACCCCGACCGGGGGCTCGATCCCTCGGTGCTGGGGGAGGTGCGGATCGGCGGGGCCGTATCGCTGGCCAAGGCCGCGTCGGTGCATGTCGACGCCGACGACGCGGAGGCGGACGTGGCCGCCGCGGCGGAGGCGCTCCAGGCGGCGGACGCCGGTGACGACGACGCGCAGTTCGTCGTGGACGGGGCCGAGGATCACGAGCTGCTGTGGTTCGCCAGGCAGGAGATTCCGAATCTGGTGGGGCTGGGGGACTGA
- a CDS encoding Rv3235 family protein: MNKVMTRANHDAGTRPPGRRDTRRPGGTPPRTSGGTASRTRTRTEARTTSVTAPPAVPPQTPPRPAPRPRPTDVFADRLLLVLSGQRPVHWMLGHTAGRAYDELARLAEHGLLRTRGTRPVVRDIGYYIVHAGAVEAFARIGAGDELRAMAFRLEKGPDLRWRCTALELDGPRTPEPDDD, encoded by the coding sequence ATGAACAAGGTCATGACCAGGGCGAACCACGACGCGGGCACTCGCCCTCCCGGCCGCCGTGACACCCGCCGCCCCGGCGGCACCCCGCCCCGCACATCGGGCGGCACGGCATCGCGCACGAGGACGCGCACCGAGGCGCGTACGACCTCCGTCACCGCGCCTCCCGCCGTACCGCCCCAGACCCCGCCCAGGCCCGCCCCGCGCCCACGGCCCACCGACGTCTTCGCCGACCGCCTGCTGCTCGTCCTGAGCGGCCAGCGCCCCGTCCACTGGATGCTGGGCCACACCGCGGGCCGCGCCTACGACGAACTGGCCCGGCTCGCGGAACACGGTCTCCTGCGCACCCGCGGCACGCGCCCCGTCGTCCGCGACATCGGCTACTACATCGTCCACGCCGGCGCCGTCGAGGCCTTTGCCCGCATCGGCGCCGGTGACGAACTGCGCGCCATGGCCTTCCGCCTGGAGAAGGGCCCGGACCTGCGCTGGCGCTGCACCGCGCTGGAACTCGACGGCCCACGCACACCGGAGCCGGACGACGACTGA
- a CDS encoding DJ-1/PfpI family protein codes for MSAKILIVTGDAAESLEVLYPYQRLREEGYDVHIAAPTRKKLQFVVHDFEPGFDTYTEKPGYTWPADLAFADVDPGQYAALVIPGGRAPEYLRNDPELRKILKSFFDADKPVAQICHGPLLTAATDSLRGRRVTAYPALEPDMQAAGATFQDTEAVVDGTLVSSRAWPDHPSWMREFLTVLRAKAPAT; via the coding sequence ATGTCGGCCAAGATCCTCATCGTCACCGGCGACGCAGCCGAGTCCCTGGAAGTCCTGTACCCCTACCAACGCCTCCGCGAAGAGGGCTACGACGTCCACATCGCCGCCCCCACCCGCAAAAAGCTCCAGTTCGTCGTCCACGACTTCGAACCCGGCTTCGACACCTACACCGAAAAGCCCGGCTACACCTGGCCCGCCGACCTGGCCTTCGCCGACGTCGACCCCGGCCAGTACGCCGCCCTCGTCATCCCCGGCGGCCGAGCCCCGGAGTACCTCCGCAACGACCCCGAACTCCGCAAGATCCTCAAGTCCTTCTTCGACGCCGACAAACCCGTCGCCCAGATCTGCCACGGCCCCCTCCTCACCGCCGCGACAGACAGCCTCCGGGGCCGCCGCGTCACCGCGTATCCGGCGCTGGAGCCGGACATGCAGGCCGCCGGTGCCACCTTCCAGGACACCGAGGCGGTGGTGGACGGCACCCTCGTCTCCTCCCGCGCCTGGCCCGACCACCCCAGCTGGATGCGAGAGTTCCTCACCGTCCTCCGCGCAAAGGCCCCGGCAACCTGA
- a CDS encoding NAD-glutamate dehydrogenase → MQTKLDEAKAELLDRAARVAENSPVGGYLPTGTTDEGTSGTPDHDIVLAFLQRYYLHTAPEDLTDRDPVDIFGAAFSHYRLAENRPQGTANVRVHTPTVEENGWTCSHSVVEVVTDDMPFLVDSVTNELTRQGRGIHVVIHPQVIVRRDVTGKLSEVLTDPPAELPHDAHTESWIHVEIDRETDRSDLKQITADLLRVLSDAREAVEDWEKMRDAALRMAEELPREPTSDLREQEVEEARELLRWLAADHFTFLGYREYELRDDDSLAAVPGTGLGILRSDPHHATEESHPVSPSFERLPADARAKAREHKLLILTKANSRSTVHRPSYLDYVGVKKFDENGEVVGERRFLGLFSSAAYTESVRRVPVIRRKVAEVLEGAGFSPNSHDGRDLLQILETYPRDELFQTPVDELRSIVTSVLYLQERRRLRLYLRQDEYGRYYSALVYLPRDRYTTGVRLRIIDILKEELGGTSVDFTAWNTESILSRLHFVVRVPQGTELPELSDSDKERIEARLVEAARSWADGFGEALNAELGEERAAGLLRKYGNAFTEGYKADHSPRAAVADLVHLEQLTEEQNFELSLYEPVGAAPEERRFKIYRKGAPVSLSAVLPVLNRLGVEVIDERPYELRCSDRTTAWIYDFGLRMPKLAGTAGDYLGDDGRERFQDAFAATWTGKAENDGFNSLVLRAGLGWRQAMVLRAYAKYLRQAGSTFSQDYMEDTLCNNVHTTRLLVSLFEARMSPDRQRAGREIVDALLEEVDAALDQVASLDEDRILRSFLTVIKATLRTNFFQEAVGGRPHDYVSMKFDPQAIPDLPAPRPAYEIWVYSPRVEGVHLRFGKVARGGLRWSDRKEDFRTEILGLVKAQMVKNTVIVPVGAKGGFVAKQLPDPSVDRDAWLAEGIGSYKTFISALLDITDNMVAGEVVPPADVVRHDEDDTYLVVAADKGTATFSDIANEVAGSYNFWLGDAFASGGSAGYDHKGMGITARGAWESVKRHFRELGVDTQSEDFTVVGIGDMSGDVFGNGMLLSEHIRLVAAFDHRHIFIDPNPDAATGYAERRRVFELPRSSWADYNTELLSAGGGIFPRSAKSIPINGHIREALGIEGKVAKMTPADLMKAILKSPVDLLWNGGIGTYVKASTESHADVGDKANDAIRVDGADLRVKVVGEGGNLGLTQLGRIEFARHGGKINTDAIDNSAGVDTSDHEVNIKILLNSLVTDGDMTVKQRNKLLAEMTDEVGRLVLRNNYAQNTAISNALAQSKDMLHAQQRFMRHLVREGHLDRAIEFLPTDRQIRERLGAGQGLTGPETAVLLAYTKITVADELLHTSLPDDPYLRGLLYAYFPAPLREKFPEHIDSHPLHREIVTTVLVNDTVNTGGTSFLHRLREETGASLEEIVRAQTAARTIFHAAAVWDAVELLDNKVEAAVQTRIRLHSRRLCERGTRWLLNNRPQPLELAETVEFFGDRVEQVWSQLPKLLRGADLDWYQQIHDELTGVGVPDELATRVAGFSSAFPTLDIVSVADRMSKEPLDVAEVYYDLADRLGITQLMDRIIELPRADRWQSMARAAIREDLYAAHSAVTADVLAVGNGTDTPEQRFKLWEQKNAAILARARATLEEIQNSDAFDLANLSVAMRTMRTLLRTHS, encoded by the coding sequence ATGCAGACCAAGCTGGACGAAGCCAAAGCCGAGCTGCTCGACAGGGCCGCCCGGGTAGCTGAGAACAGCCCGGTCGGGGGGTATCTACCGACTGGGACGACGGACGAGGGCACCTCCGGCACCCCGGACCACGACATCGTGCTCGCGTTCCTCCAGCGCTACTACCTGCACACCGCACCGGAGGACCTCACCGACCGCGACCCGGTCGACATCTTCGGCGCCGCCTTCTCCCACTACCGGCTGGCCGAGAACCGACCGCAGGGTACGGCCAATGTGCGGGTTCACACGCCCACCGTGGAAGAGAACGGGTGGACCTGCAGCCACTCGGTCGTCGAGGTCGTCACCGATGACATGCCGTTTCTCGTCGACTCCGTCACCAATGAGCTGACCCGGCAGGGACGCGGCATCCACGTCGTCATCCACCCCCAGGTGATCGTCCGTCGCGATGTCACCGGCAAGCTCAGCGAGGTACTCACCGACCCGCCGGCCGAGCTGCCGCACGACGCGCACACCGAGTCCTGGATCCACGTAGAGATCGACCGCGAGACCGACCGCTCCGACCTCAAGCAGATCACCGCCGATCTGCTGCGTGTCCTCTCCGACGCCCGGGAGGCCGTCGAGGACTGGGAGAAGATGCGGGACGCGGCGCTGCGGATGGCCGAGGAGCTGCCCAGGGAGCCCACGTCCGACCTGCGGGAGCAGGAGGTCGAGGAGGCCCGGGAGCTGCTGCGCTGGCTGGCCGCCGACCACTTCACGTTCCTGGGGTACCGGGAGTACGAGCTGCGGGACGACGATTCCCTCGCGGCGGTACCCGGTACCGGGCTCGGCATTCTGCGGTCCGATCCGCATCACGCCACTGAAGAGAGCCATCCCGTCAGCCCCTCCTTCGAGCGGCTGCCCGCCGATGCCCGGGCCAAGGCCCGCGAGCACAAGCTCCTCATCCTCACGAAGGCCAACAGCCGGTCGACCGTGCACCGGCCGTCGTATCTCGACTATGTGGGCGTCAAGAAGTTCGACGAGAACGGAGAAGTCGTCGGTGAGCGGCGGTTCCTCGGGCTCTTCTCGTCCGCCGCGTACACCGAGTCCGTCCGCCGGGTGCCCGTCATCCGGCGCAAGGTGGCCGAGGTGCTGGAGGGCGCCGGGTTCTCGCCCAACAGCCACGACGGGCGCGATCTGCTGCAGATCCTGGAGACGTACCCGCGCGACGAGCTGTTCCAGACGCCGGTCGACGAACTGCGGTCCATCGTCACCTCCGTCCTCTATCTGCAGGAGCGACGGCGGCTGCGGCTCTACCTCCGCCAGGACGAGTACGGGCGCTACTACTCGGCCCTCGTCTACCTCCCGCGCGACCGGTACACCACGGGCGTACGGCTGCGGATCATCGACATCCTCAAGGAGGAACTCGGCGGTACCAGCGTCGACTTCACCGCCTGGAACACCGAGTCGATCCTCTCCCGGCTGCACTTCGTCGTCCGGGTCCCGCAGGGCACCGAGCTGCCGGAGCTGAGCGACAGCGACAAGGAGCGCATCGAGGCGCGGCTGGTGGAGGCGGCCCGTTCCTGGGCGGACGGGTTCGGTGAGGCGCTCAACGCCGAGCTCGGCGAGGAGCGGGCGGCCGGGCTGCTGCGCAAATACGGCAACGCCTTCACCGAGGGCTACAAGGCCGACCACTCCCCCCGCGCCGCGGTCGCCGACCTGGTCCACCTGGAACAGCTCACCGAAGAGCAGAACTTCGAGCTGAGCCTGTACGAGCCGGTGGGCGCCGCGCCCGAGGAGCGCCGCTTCAAGATCTACCGCAAGGGTGCCCCCGTCTCCCTGTCCGCGGTCCTTCCGGTCCTCAACCGGCTCGGCGTCGAGGTCATCGACGAGCGGCCGTACGAACTGCGCTGCTCGGACCGTACGACCGCCTGGATCTATGACTTCGGCCTGCGCATGCCCAAGCTGGCCGGTACCGCCGGTGATTACCTGGGCGACGACGGGCGCGAGCGGTTCCAGGACGCCTTCGCGGCCACCTGGACCGGCAAGGCGGAGAACGACGGCTTCAACTCCCTGGTGCTGCGCGCCGGTCTCGGCTGGCGGCAGGCGATGGTGCTGCGGGCGTACGCGAAGTATCTGCGCCAGGCCGGCTCCACCTTCAGCCAGGACTACATGGAGGACACCCTCTGCAACAACGTCCACACCACGCGGCTTCTCGTCTCGCTCTTCGAGGCGCGGATGTCGCCGGACCGGCAGCGGGCGGGCCGGGAGATCGTGGACGCCCTCCTCGAAGAGGTCGACGCGGCGCTCGACCAGGTCGCGTCGCTCGACGAGGACCGGATCCTGCGGTCCTTCCTCACCGTCATCAAGGCGACGCTGCGGACGAACTTCTTCCAGGAGGCCGTGGGCGGCCGGCCGCACGACTACGTCTCCATGAAGTTCGACCCGCAGGCGATCCCCGATCTGCCGGCGCCGCGTCCGGCGTACGAGATCTGGGTGTACTCGCCGCGGGTGGAGGGTGTGCACCTCAGGTTCGGCAAGGTCGCGCGGGGTGGGCTGCGCTGGTCCGACCGCAAGGAGGACTTCCGGACCGAGATCCTCGGCCTGGTCAAGGCGCAAATGGTGAAGAACACCGTCATCGTGCCGGTCGGCGCCAAGGGCGGGTTCGTCGCCAAGCAGCTGCCGGATCCGTCCGTGGACCGCGACGCGTGGCTGGCCGAGGGCATCGGCAGCTACAAGACCTTCATCTCGGCGCTGCTCGACATCACCGACAACATGGTGGCCGGCGAGGTCGTCCCGCCCGCCGACGTCGTCCGGCACGACGAGGACGACACCTACCTCGTGGTCGCGGCCGACAAGGGCACGGCGACGTTCTCGGACATCGCCAACGAGGTCGCCGGCAGCTACAACTTCTGGCTCGGCGACGCCTTCGCCTCCGGCGGCAGCGCCGGGTACGACCACAAGGGCATGGGTATCACCGCGCGCGGCGCCTGGGAGTCCGTGAAGCGGCACTTCAGGGAGCTGGGCGTTGACACCCAGTCCGAGGACTTCACGGTCGTCGGCATCGGCGACATGTCCGGTGACGTGTTCGGCAACGGCATGCTGCTCAGCGAGCACATCCGGCTGGTCGCCGCATTCGACCACCGGCACATCTTCATCGACCCGAACCCGGACGCGGCCACCGGGTACGCCGAGCGCCGCCGGGTCTTCGAGCTGCCGCGCTCCAGCTGGGCCGACTACAACACCGAGCTGCTGTCGGCGGGCGGCGGCATCTTCCCCCGGAGCGCCAAGTCGATCCCGATCAACGGCCACATCCGGGAGGCCCTCGGCATCGAGGGCAAAGTCGCCAAGATGACCCCGGCCGACCTGATGAAGGCGATCCTCAAGTCGCCGGTCGACCTGCTGTGGAACGGCGGCATCGGTACGTATGTCAAGGCGTCCACCGAGTCCCACGCGGACGTCGGCGACAAGGCCAACGACGCGATCCGGGTCGACGGCGCCGACCTGCGCGTCAAGGTCGTCGGCGAGGGCGGCAACCTGGGCCTGACCCAGCTCGGCCGGATCGAGTTCGCCCGGCACGGCGGCAAGATCAACACGGACGCGATCGACAACAGCGCGGGTGTGGACACCTCCGACCACGAGGTGAACATCAAGATCCTGCTCAACAGCCTGGTCACGGACGGCGACATGACCGTCAAGCAGCGCAACAAGCTGCTCGCCGAGATGACCGACGAGGTCGGCCGGCTGGTCCTGCGCAACAACTACGCGCAGAACACCGCGATCTCCAACGCGCTGGCCCAGTCCAAGGACATGCTCCACGCCCAGCAGCGCTTCATGCGCCACCTGGTCCGCGAGGGCCACCTCGACCGGGCCATCGAATTCCTGCCCACCGACCGTCAGATCCGCGAACGCCTCGGCGCGGGACAGGGGTTGACCGGTCCGGAGACGGCGGTCCTGCTGGCGTACACGAAGATCACGGTCGCCGACGAGCTGCTGCACACCTCGCTGCCCGACGACCCGTACCTGCGCGGCCTGCTCTACGCGTACTTCCCGGCCCCGCTGCGCGAGAAGTTCCCCGAGCACATCGACAGCCATCCGCTGCACCGCGAGATCGTGACGACCGTCCTGGTCAACGACACGGTCAACACGGGCGGTACGAGCTTCCTGCACCGGCTGCGCGAGGAGACCGGGGCCTCCCTCGAGGAGATCGTGCGGGCGCAGACAGCGGCCCGGACGATCTTCCACGCGGCCGCGGTGTGGGACGCCGTGGAGTTGCTCGACAACAAGGTCGAGGCGGCCGTCCAGACCCGTATCCGACTGCACTCGCGCCGGCTGTGCGAGCGCGGCACGCGCTGGCTGCTCAACAACCGGCCACAGCCGCTGGAACTCGCCGAGACCGTCGAGTTCTTCGGCGACCGGGTCGAGCAGGTCTGGTCGCAGCTGCCCAAGCTGCTGCGCGGCGCCGACCTCGACTGGTACCAGCAGATCCACGACGAGCTGACCGGCGTCGGCGTCCCGGACGAACTCGCCACCCGCGTGGCCGGGTTCTCCTCCGCCTTCCCGACGCTGGACATCGTCTCGGTGGCCGACCGCATGAGCAAGGAGCCGCTGGACGTCGCCGAGGTCTACTACGACCTCGCCGACCGGCTCGGCATCACCCAGCTCATGGACCGCATCATCGAGCTGCCCCGCGCCGACCGCTGGCAGTCCATGGCCCGCGCCGCCATCCGCGAGGACCTCTACGCCGCCCACTCGGCGGTGACGGCGGACGTCCTCGCGGTCGGCAACGGGACCGATACGCCCGAGCAGCGGTTCAAGCTCTGGGAGCAGAAGAACGCGGCGATCCTCGCCCGCGCCCGCGCCACGCTGGAGGAGATCCAGAACTCGGACGCGTTCGACCTGGCCAACCTGTCGGTGGCGATGCGGACGATGCGGACGCTGCTGCGGACGCATTCGTAG
- a CDS encoding GNAT family N-acetyltransferase, which produces MEPATLTTGRLVLRTVGPQDTDAVFAAAQDPEIQRWTTIPSPYLPEHAESFTEHLAPDGWANGSMFTFGAFLPEGELVGMLSITIRSLGVAEIGYWATKHHRGNGYITEATLTAARWAFTHVSVDRIEWRAEVGNTASRAVAERAGFTIEGTLRSALNNKGVRRDCWIGSLLPSDLGLPSTAPYLPTPPTPPTH; this is translated from the coding sequence ATGGAACCCGCCACGCTGACCACCGGCCGTCTCGTCCTGCGCACGGTCGGTCCGCAGGACACGGACGCCGTGTTCGCCGCCGCCCAGGACCCCGAGATCCAGCGCTGGACCACGATCCCCTCGCCCTACCTCCCCGAACACGCCGAGAGCTTCACGGAACACCTCGCTCCGGACGGCTGGGCGAACGGTTCCATGTTCACCTTCGGCGCCTTCCTCCCCGAAGGGGAGTTGGTCGGCATGCTCAGCATCACCATCCGCTCCCTGGGCGTGGCCGAGATCGGTTACTGGGCCACAAAGCACCACCGCGGCAACGGCTACATCACCGAGGCCACCCTCACCGCCGCCCGCTGGGCCTTCACCCATGTCTCCGTCGACCGCATCGAGTGGCGAGCCGAAGTAGGCAACACAGCCTCCCGCGCCGTCGCCGAACGCGCCGGCTTCACCATCGAAGGCACCCTCCGCTCCGCCCTCAACAACAAGGGCGTACGCCGAGACTGCTGGATCGGCTCCCTACTCCCCTCAGACCTGGGCCTCCCCTCAACAGCCCCCTACCTACCAACACCCCCCACCCCACCCACCCACTGA
- a CDS encoding HAD family hydrolase — translation MGMQTDAHIVWDWNGTLFHDNEAIIGATNAAFGELGLAPITMEEYRSLYCVPVPKFYERLLGRLPTEDEWLVMDETFHRYYAEHRVTCGLTEGVAELLESWRSAGRSQSLLSMYVHDELVPLVRGFGIEPHFIRVDGRTGPSGGSKAEHMERHVAALAGVDPARTVVIGDAADDALAARHVGARAVLYTGGSHSRASLEETGVPVVDTLGEAVAVAERLAA, via the coding sequence ATGGGGATGCAGACGGACGCGCACATTGTCTGGGACTGGAACGGGACGCTGTTCCACGACAACGAAGCGATCATCGGGGCGACGAACGCGGCTTTCGGCGAGCTGGGGCTCGCCCCGATCACGATGGAGGAGTACCGGTCGCTGTACTGCGTGCCGGTGCCGAAGTTCTACGAGCGGCTGCTGGGGCGGCTGCCGACCGAGGACGAGTGGTTGGTCATGGACGAGACCTTCCATCGGTACTACGCCGAGCACCGGGTGACGTGCGGGCTCACCGAGGGTGTCGCCGAACTGCTGGAGAGCTGGCGGTCGGCGGGGCGCAGCCAGTCGCTTCTCAGCATGTACGTCCATGACGAACTCGTCCCGCTGGTGCGGGGGTTCGGGATCGAGCCGCACTTCATACGGGTCGACGGGCGGACCGGGCCGTCCGGGGGCAGCAAGGCCGAGCACATGGAGCGGCACGTCGCGGCGCTCGCCGGTGTGGACCCCGCTCGTACGGTGGTGATCGGGGATGCCGCGGATGACGCGCTGGCGGCGCGTCATGTGGGGGCGCGGGCCGTGCTGTACACCGGGGGGTCGCACAGCCGGGCGAGTCTTGAGGAGACGGGGGTGCCGGTGGTGGACACGTTGGGGGAGGCGGTCGCGGTGGCGGAGCGGTTGGCCGCGTGA
- the secA gene encoding preprotein translocase subunit SecA produces the protein MSVLSKIMRAGEGKILRKLHRIADQVNSIEEDFVDLSDAELRALTDEYKQRYADGESLDDLLPEAFATVREAAKRVLGQRHYDVQMMGGAALHWGYVAEMKTGEGKTLVGTLPAYLNALSGDGVHIITVNDYLAERDSEMMGRIHRFLGLSVGCILANMTPAQRREQYGCDITYGTNNEFGFDYLRDNMAWSKDELVQRGHNFAIVDEVDSILIDEARTPLIISGPADQATKWYGDFAKLVTRLKRGEAGNPLKGIEETGDYDVDEKKRTVAIHESGVSKVEDWLGIDNLYESVNTPLVGYLNNAIKAKELFKKDKDYVVIDGEVMIVDEHTGRILAGRRYNEGMHQAIEAKEGVDIKDENQTLATITLQNFFRLYDKLSGMTGTAMTEAAEFHQIYKLGVVPIPTNRPMVRADQSDLIYRTEVAKFDAVVDDIAEKHEKGQPILVGTTSVEKSEYLSQQLSKRGIQHEVLNAKQHDREASIVAQAGRKGAVTVATNMAGRGTDIKLGGNPDDLAEAELRQRGLDPEEHIEEWAAALPAALERAEKAVKAEFEEVKELGGLYVLGTERHESRRIDNQLRGRSGRQGDPGESRFYLSLGDDLMRLFKAQMVERVMSMANVPDDVPIENKMVTRAIASAQSQVEQQNFETRKNVLKYDEVLNRQREVIYGERRRVLEGEDLHEQIQHFMDDTIDAYVQAETAEGFAEEWDLDRLWGAFKQLYPVKVTIEELEEAAGDRAGLTAEFLADSIKDDIREQYESREAQLGSEIMRELERRVVLSVLDRKWREHLYEMDYLQEGIGLRAMAQKDPLVEYQREGFDMFTAMMEGIKEESVGYLFNLEVQVEQQVEEVPVEDAKQPTLQKQDAVPAQAGSRPEIRAKGLEAPQRRNLHFTAPTVDGEGGTVEGEFASEEETAGARSESDGLTRAERRKQARGGRRRKK, from the coding sequence GTGTCCGTCCTCTCGAAGATCATGCGTGCAGGCGAAGGCAAAATCCTGCGCAAGCTGCACCGCATCGCGGACCAGGTCAACTCCATCGAAGAGGACTTCGTCGACCTCTCCGACGCCGAGCTGCGGGCCCTCACCGATGAGTACAAGCAGCGGTATGCCGATGGTGAGAGCCTGGACGACCTGTTGCCCGAGGCGTTCGCCACCGTGCGGGAGGCCGCCAAGCGCGTCCTCGGCCAGCGCCACTACGACGTGCAGATGATGGGCGGCGCGGCCCTGCACTGGGGCTACGTGGCCGAGATGAAGACCGGTGAGGGCAAGACCCTGGTCGGCACCCTGCCCGCGTATCTGAACGCCCTCTCCGGAGACGGCGTCCACATCATCACGGTCAACGACTACCTGGCCGAGCGCGACTCCGAGATGATGGGCCGCATCCACCGGTTCCTGGGCCTGTCCGTCGGCTGCATCCTCGCCAACATGACGCCGGCCCAGCGCCGCGAGCAGTACGGCTGCGACATCACGTACGGCACGAACAACGAGTTCGGCTTCGACTACCTGCGCGACAACATGGCGTGGTCCAAGGACGAACTCGTCCAGCGCGGCCACAACTTCGCCATCGTCGACGAGGTCGACTCCATCCTCATCGACGAGGCCCGTACGCCGCTGATCATCTCCGGCCCGGCCGACCAGGCCACCAAGTGGTACGGCGACTTCGCCAAGCTGGTCACGCGCCTCAAGCGCGGCGAGGCGGGCAACCCCCTCAAGGGCATCGAGGAGACCGGCGACTACGACGTCGACGAGAAGAAGCGCACGGTCGCCATCCACGAGTCCGGTGTCAGCAAGGTCGAGGACTGGCTGGGCATCGACAACCTCTACGAGTCGGTGAACACGCCGCTGGTGGGCTACCTGAACAACGCGATCAAGGCGAAGGAGCTCTTCAAGAAGGACAAGGACTACGTCGTCATCGACGGCGAGGTCATGATCGTCGACGAGCACACCGGCCGTATCCTCGCCGGCCGCCGTTACAACGAGGGCATGCACCAGGCGATCGAGGCGAAGGAAGGGGTGGACATCAAGGACGAGAACCAGACGCTCGCCACGATCACCCTCCAGAACTTCTTCCGTCTCTACGACAAGCTCTCCGGCATGACCGGTACGGCGATGACCGAGGCCGCCGAGTTCCACCAGATCTACAAGCTCGGCGTGGTCCCCATCCCGACCAACCGGCCGATGGTGCGCGCGGACCAGTCGGACCTGATCTACCGCACCGAGGTCGCGAAGTTCGACGCGGTCGTCGACGACATCGCCGAGAAGCACGAGAAGGGCCAGCCGATCCTCGTCGGTACGACGTCGGTCGAGAAGTCCGAATACCTCTCGCAGCAGCTCTCCAAGCGCGGCATCCAGCACGAAGTGCTGAACGCCAAGCAGCACGACCGGGAGGCGTCGATCGTCGCCCAGGCCGGCCGCAAGGGCGCCGTGACGGTCGCCACCAACATGGCCGGCCGTGGTACGGACATCAAGCTCGGCGGCAACCCCGACGACCTCGCCGAGGCCGAGCTGCGCCAGCGCGGCCTCGACCCCGAGGAGCACATCGAGGAGTGGGCCGCCGCGCTGCCCGCCGCCCTGGAGCGGGCCGAGAAGGCGGTGAAGGCCGAGTTCGAGGAGGTCAAGGAACTCGGCGGGCTCTACGTCCTGGGCACCGAGCGGCATGAGTCGCGTCGGATCGACAACCAGCTGCGCGGTCGTTCCGGCCGTCAGGGCGACCCCGGTGAGTCCCGCTTCTACCTGTCGCTCGGCGACGACCTGATGCGCCTGTTCAAGGCCCAGATGGTCGAGCGCGTGATGTCGATGGCCAACGTCCCGGACGATGTGCCGATCGAGAACAAGATGGTCACGCGCGCGATCGCGTCGGCCCAGTCGCAGGTCGAGCAGCAGAACTTCGAGACCCGTAAGAACGTCCTGAAGTACGACGAGGTCCTCAACCGGCAGCGCGAGGTCATCTACGGCGAGCGCCGCCGCGTCCTGGAGGGCGAGGACCTGCACGAGCAGATCCAGCACTTCATGGACGACACGATCGACGCGTACGTCCAGGCCGAGACCGCCGAGGGCTTCGCCGAGGAGTGGGACCTGGACCGGCTGTGGGGCGCCTTCAAGCAGCTCTACCCGGTGAAGGTCACCATCGAGGAGCTGGAGGAGGCGGCCGGCGACCGGGCCGGCCTCACCGCCGAGTTCCTCGCCGACTCCATCAAGGACGACATCCGCGAGCAGTACGAGTCGCGTGAGGCTCAGCTCGGCTCCGAGATCATGCGTGAGCTGGAGCGCCGGGTCGTGCTGTCGGTCCTGGACCGCAAGTGGCGCGAGCACCTCTACGAGATGGACTACCTCCAGGAGGGCATCGGCCTGCGCGCGATGGCGCAGAAGGACCCGCTGGTCGAGTACCAGCGCGAGGGCTTCGACATGTTCACCGCCATGATGGAGGGCATCAAGGAGGAGTCCGTCGGCTACCTGTTCAACCTGGAGGTCCAGGTCGAGCAGCAGGTCGAGGAGGTCCCGGTCGAGGACGCCAAGCAGCCGACCCTGCAGAAGCAGGACGCGGTGCCGGCGCAGGCGGGGTCCCGCCCCGAGATCCGCGCCAAGGGCCTGGAGGCTCCGCAGCGGCGCAATCTGCACTTCACCGCGCCGACCGTGGACGGCGAAGGCGGCACCGTGGAGGGCGAGTTCGCCAGCGAGGAGGAGACCGCCGGGGCGCGTTCCGAGTCCGACGGCCTCACCCGCGCGGAGCGCCGCAAGCAGGCGCGGGGCGGGCGGCGCCGCAAGAAGTGA